TGAGCGCGTCAGCAAGGCGGTACCAGGTGGCTTCAGCGGCGCCGAGGTCGGTGCGCAAGGCCCGGGCACGATTCGGCTGACCGGCCAGTATGGCGGCTCGGAGTTCGGCGCGTAGCTGCACCATCTGTGCTTCGACGGTGTCGAGAGTGTCGGCGGTCATGCAGACAGGATACGCGCATACGCTCTTGTATTCCAGTGTTATGCGTTATCTGTAGACGCTAAGGGCCGCGTACTGCACGGGTGTTCGCGGCAGCCGCGCGGGGCCGGGGTGTCGAGAAGGTCGAGACGCCACGCGCGTGACTCATGAATGGTATAGTTGTCTTGTTGGTCGGTGGTGGCAGCCGACCAGCACCGGAAACCCGCTCCGCTTCAAAGGGGACAACTATGACGACCGCGACGGTCAACGAAACCTTCGCCCTCTGGGTGCCGCCGACCGGCCAGTTCCGTTTGGTCCACTGGCACACCATCAGGACCCCGCAGAACGCCCTGTGCTCCGACGCAGTCCGTCCGGTGACCCTGACCAGCGAGCTGACCATGTGGACGGATGAGGGTGCCAGCCCGCTGCGCCTCCCCCGAAACCCCCGCGCCTCGGAGCTGATGATCGCCTACCAGCCTCACCCGGGCGACTACTTCGGCGACGTCCTCTTCACCGGCGCCACCGACGTCAGCGGCGACGTGGTCCACGGGCTCACTTTCGATCAGGCCATCACGTTGATCGATCTCTACGTACTAGGCGTCACTGCCTCCGGGACCGGGCTTCAGGAGTACTGACACCAGGTCAACCCGGGCCCCGGGGAATTCCCGGGGCCCGGGACAAATCGAAAACCCGAGAAGGAACCCGTGAGGAAATACACGATCATCGGCGACTGGTACAGCGTGGAAGACCTCGCCCCGTCATTCACGATCGTCACCGAAGGAGAAACCTACGAAGAAGCTGAAACGAATGCCGCGACGACCCTTCTGGAATACAACCCCCAGCGCGCGGAAGGCGAGAACGGCGAGACCCCCGAAACGCTCTGGGGAGGCGACAACGGCGCCTACATCATCGCCGCATTCGAGGGGGACCTCAGCGACCAGCTCGTCCAAGGCACATACGGGCTGATCGCATGACCGCGCTGGCCACCCAGACCTACACCGTCCTCGGCCTCGCCTCGGACGTCGACGACACCGACTTGTTCATCGCCGCCGTCCTGCTCGGACCTGTCACCGATCAGATCGAACCGCTCTCCACCAGCGAAGAGCACTTCACCCGCTGGGCTGAAGAGATCGACGCGCCCGACCCCGACACGGCCGCAGCGCTCGCCTACGAGCGCTGCGGCATCACCGTGCCGAGACCGCGACCCGGCGAAACGGCCGGTGACTACATGCAACGGGTCCTGAAGGACTCCGGAATCGCCTCCTACGAGGACGGGCACGCGAGTGCCGGTTGCTTCTGGATAGTCGTCGTCACCCCCGGCGGCGGAGAGATCTGGATCAACGGCCTGGACGAGCAGGAAAACCTGCTCCATTACCCAGCCGCCGCGCACTGCGGCTGGCTGGTCTGCTCGTACCCGGAGCCGGGCGACACCAGTATCTTCTCCGTTCTGCACGAGGGCGGCAGCACCGACCTGGCCGCCGACACGGCCGACGCGCTCAAGGCCATCCGGGCCGAACTGGAGGCCCAGGCGGCCACCCGCCCCACCTAGCTGTTCCTCGCTCACGAGGAGGGAGTTGTTCGAACAGCGCAGGCCCGCACCACTCGGTGCGGGCCTGCGTCGGGTTGAGGGCCGATCAACTCGGCTCATCCTCATCCCTCGGCTGGCGGCGTAGACGTTGCGGTGCACGGTGCCGCCCGGCGATCCCGGCACAATGCGCAAGGGGGATTGCCCTCGCGTTGCGCGAAGGGGTTGCCCGTGTGTTCTCACCGGGCCGCAGGCGGCCCGGGCCGGCCGCCTCCTGACGTCCTTGCCCGAGTCGGCATGCGAACCCCGCGAGGTTTTTCACGGTTCGCCTTCCGCGATGTGGCGAGATAGGAGTGCAGACCGCCCCCGCTCCTCCCAACGGGGCGACTCTGCGCTGCCGGAAAGC
This region of Streptomyces antimycoticus genomic DNA includes:
- a CDS encoding DUF3846 domain-containing protein — encoded protein: MTTATVNETFALWVPPTGQFRLVHWHTIRTPQNALCSDAVRPVTLTSELTMWTDEGASPLRLPRNPRASELMIAYQPHPGDYFGDVLFTGATDVSGDVVHGLTFDQAITLIDLYVLGVTASGTGLQEY